GTGCTTGAACACCCATTTTACGACAAAGGTCCCCAGGAGAATCGCGAAGGTGATGGCGAGTTCCTGGCCCGTCCATTGCCACGACTGTTCAAGGAGATTGATGAGGGTATCCATAGTCCGTTCCTTCCCGACAGGGCCGGTACTTCCGGCATTTTTTTGTCGCATCGCCGGCGCCGATGCGTATATTTCAAGGGCTGTATCTTAACGTAAGACCCGTGGACTGTCAAGTTGAGGTCCCCTGGCAGGAATGCCCGGTACGGGGAATGTCATGAAGGAGGTAAGGTGTGTCGACGCGCGCCATAGTCCTGTTTATAACGGCCCTGTTCATCGGTCTGACCGCCGTACTGTGCGACGGCTCCGGAATCCCGGTACCACCCAAATATACGGGAGATCTTCCTGAGCTCCAATCGCGCGGCGTCGTCCGCGTCATCGTCCGTCCGGACGCTGTCGACCATTTGCCCCGCAACGCGGAACCGGTCGAACTCGACCATGACATCGCTCGGGGCATCGCCGAATCGCTGAAGCTGGATCTGCGGCTCGTCACCGTCGAGGACCACCGGTCCATGGTCGACAAGCTTCTGCTGGGCGAAGGAGACCTCATCGCCGCGAACCTCACGGATACACCGGAACGGATGGAGAAAACGGCCTTTTCCGTGCCCTATCACTTTGTCGATGAATACCTGATTGTCCCCGCCGGCGAAAGCGTCCCGGACAGCCTCGATGATCTGAACGGCATGGAGGTCAGCGTCCGAGCGTCCAGCTCGTACTACCAGACGCTGCTGGAGTTACAGAAGCAGGTGCCCGGGCTGCGTATAAACACCGTGCCGGAAACCCTGCTGACGGAAAGTATCATCGACGGAGTCGCCCGCGGCGAATTCGAGGCGACGGTCTGCGACAACAACCTGTGGTACGCCGTGGCAAGCGCGTATGACGAACTGGCCGCGCCGCTAGCGCTGTCAGTGAACCGCGAGGTCGTCCTGCTGATGCGACCCGGCGACAAGGAACTGAAGAACAGGGTCGACGAGATCCTGCTCGCCCGGCAGATATCGCCCACCCGTGAACGTGTTTACGCCGATGACCTGGACGGATTGAAGAAACGCGGCCGGCTGCGCATGATCACGCGAAACAACGCGCTTACCTACTTCATCCACCGCGGCATGCAGGTCGGCTACGAATACGAACTCCTGAGAGAATTCGCCAGGCGGAACGACTTGCGGCTGGAAATCGTCATACCGGACGACCACGCCAAACTGCTCGACTACCTGAACGAGGGCAAGGGTGACGTCGTCGCCGCGGCCATGACGATCAACGAAGAAAGGGCGGCCGCAGCCGCATTCACGACGCCCTACAACGATGTGGAAGAAGTGGTGGTCGTCCGCACCGACGAAGAGGGCATTTCCGGTTTCGGGGATCTCGCCGGTCGAACGGTGCACGTCCGCGGCAGTTCATCGTTTCTCGCACCGCTCCGTGCCGCCGCGGATTCCGTGGAAGGCCTGGAGATCGTCGAGCTGCCGGGCGACGTCGAGACGGAGGAAATCATGTTCGGTGTCGAGGACGGCACCTACGACGTGACCCTGGCGGATTCGAATCTGCTGGAAGTGGAACAGGCGTACGGACACGACCTGAAGGCGGCGTTCAGCATCGGACCCGCGTCCCTGGGATGGGCCGTGCGCAAGGACAATACGGCGTTGCTCGCAGCCCTCGACGAGTACATCAGCCAGGAGAAGCGGGGACTGTTCTTCAACCTGATGCGCAGGAAGTACTTCGAGAACATCCGTACCATAGCCAAGTCCAAGGACTCGCTGCGGGTCGACCTGAGCGGCCAATTGTCGCCATTCGACGACCACGTAAAGAAGTACGCCGGCTTTTACGGCCAGGACTGGCGCCTTGTCACCGCGCAGATGTACCAGGAATCCAGGTTCGATCCGGACGCTGTGAGCTGGGTAGGCGCCCAGGGACTCATGCAGGTGATGCCGGCCACGGGAGAGCAGATGGGATTCACCGAGCTGCATGACCCGGAAGAAGGCATCCATGCGGGCGTCAAGTACATGGACCACCTACTGGACCGGTTCGACCCGAAGTTGCCGATGGAAACACGGGTGCATTTCGCGCTCGCGTCCTACAATGTCGGATACGGCCACCTCCTCGACGCCCGCCGCCTGGCCAGGCAGAAGGGATGGGACGCCAACCGGTGGTTCGGCCACGTCGAAGAAGCCATGCTGCTCCTTTCCAGGCCTGAGTACTATAGCCGGGCACGGTACGGTTTCTGTCGGGGTGGACAGCCGGTACACTACGTCGAGAATATCCAGCAGTACTATGACGCCTACCTGGAAGTACTCGCCTCGACCGAGCCGGTTCGAACCGTCGAATCAACTCGCCCGGAACCGCTCGCACTCGACGGTCCGCTTAGTCCGGTCAGCCTGGTCCGCCCGGTCCAGTACGACACCACGACAGAACTCGTCATACCGAAATAGCCCACTGTCGGAGCTTGCCATGAATTCCGACGTCCAAGACCCGACCCGCCAGGAACCCTGGCAGCATCTACAGGCGCTCATCCAGGCCGAATCGCGGCACGTGCTGCCTTCCTACATCGGGTCGCTTACGGCCACCGAACTGGCACGGGCCGTCTCGCGCCTGAGCCAGGAAGAACACTCCCGGTTGCTCGGTCTCCTGTCGCCCCAGGACGCGGCGGAACTGATCGACCGCGTCGAGGACGTGCAGGCGGTCGACCTGATCGAGGATCTTTCACCCACCGATGCCGCGGCGATCGTGGACGAGATGTACAGCGACGCCCAGGCCGATTTGCTCGGAGGTCTCAAGGACGAGGAAGCGGAAGCCATTCTCGAGGCGATGCCGGACGAAAGGGCTGCGGAAGTCCGGCAGCTGCTGCAATATCCGGACGAAACGGCCGGCGGGATCATGCTGACCGAGTTCGTGTCCTATCCTGATCATTTCTCCGTGCAGGACGTAATAGAAGACCTTCGGAACCGGCACGATGAATACGTCGGTTACGACGTGCAGTACCTTTACGTATCGGACGGGGCGAGACTTTCGGGCGTGCTGCGGTTGCGTGACGTGCTGATGGCCCTGCCCGGCCAGCAACTCACCGAAGTCATGGTGGAAGATCCCGTGCGCGTCAACGTGCTTACGCCGCTCGAGCAGATGCGCGACCTCTTCGAAACCTACACCTACCTGGGGTTGCCGGTCACGAACGAAGAAGGCAGACTGGTCGGCGTGGTACGCGCCGCGGACGTGCAGGAAAAACTGACGGAACAGACCGAAAGCGAGTTCCTCAAGACCAGCGGCATCGTAGGCGGCGAGGAACTGCGCAGCATGCCCGTCCTGACGAGGTCCACGCGACGTTTGTCCTGGCTCAGCGTCAACGTCGTCCTGAACATCATTGCCGCGAGCGTCATCGTCTTGTACCAGGACACGCTGGAAGCGGCAATCATCCTGGCGGTCTTTCTACCCATTATCTCGGACATGAGCGGGTGTTCGGGCAACCAGGCGGTCGCGGTGAGCATCCGGGAACTGGCCCTGGGACTCGTACGGCCCGGGGAGATTCTGCGCGTCCTCGTCAAGGAGGCCTCCGTCGGCCTCATGAACGGCGTAGCCCTCGGCGCGCTGCTCGCCGGCGCCACCCTGTTGTGGCAGGGGAATCCCTACCTGGGCCTCGTCGTCGGAACCGCCCTGGCGGCCAACACGCTGCTGGCGGCGTGTCTGGGAGGGTGCATTCCCCTCGCGCTTCGGGCGATGAAGGTCGATCCCGCGCTGGCATCCGGTCCCATGCTCACGACGGTAACGGACATGTGCGGCTTCTTTCTCCTGCTTAGCCTGGCACAGTTCATGTTGCCGAATCTGGTCTGAAAAGGGATTTAAACGTGCATCCAGGTATTACCCGCTTCATAGGAAACCTGCGCAAGGCGGGCCGGTTCATCGGCAGCGAGATCTGGCACATCAACACCCGGGGGCTGTCCAGGCTGCACGCGCTCCTCGTGCGCGTCGCAAAGTCCATGATCTTCCTGTATCACCAGTTCTGGGAGGACCGTTTGCTGACCCGGGCCTCGGCCCTGACCTTCTCGAGCCTGCTGGCCCTGGTGCCACTGCTCGCCATCGTATTCACCTTGTACCAGAGCCTGGGACTCTACGTGGACTTCGAACCGACCTTGAGAGAGTGGTTGCGTCCCCTGGGCAGCGACGGCGACATCGTGGCCACGCAGATCATGGATTTCCTGGCCAATGCCCAGACCGGCACGCTGGGATACATCGGGTTGGTGGTACTTCTGTTCGCCGTGCTGGGCATCCTGGCGAATATCGAGGAATCCTACAACGACATCTGGCACGTGCGGCGCATGCGAAGCTGGAGACAGCGCCTGGTAAGCTACCTGGCACTGCTGCTCATCGGACCGCTGATCATCGTGGGTGTCGTGACTTTCATGGGATCATCGGACAGCATTGCCTTACTGGCCAACTTCGAAAGGATCGCGGGCTTCTCGCCCCTGTCCGTCCTGCTGATCGGACTCTTCTTTTCCCTCATCATCTGGTCGGTACCCAATACACGGGTTTCCATACGGTCCGCGCTGGTCGGCGGGATGATTTCGGGGTGCGGCTGGATTCTGCTCAACCGGTTATTCGCCCAGCTGATTGCGGACACCACGCAGGCCGGTGCGCGGGAGATCCTGTTCGCGGGTTTCGCCGCCCTGCCGATCTTCCTGATCTGGCTCTACCTCGGATGGGTGATCCTGCTGCTCGGAGCGATCCTGGCCTATTCCATCCAGAACGTGGGTATCATGGAGTGGCGGCAGTCGGAGCGGGTCCACGGGACGGCGCTGCGAAGCTACATCAACGTCCTCGCATTCCTCTACATCTTCCGCAATTTCGTGGAAGACAACAGGCCGACCAGGCTGGACCGGCTATCCGCGCAGACCGGGGCACCGGAGAACGTACTAGACGAGATGCTGTCGGCCTACGTGGATTCAGGACTGCTTTCGCGCAAATCGGGGTACCACATTACCTACATGCCGGCGACCTCGCCGGAGGACTTGCCCCTGCGGTCCCTCCTGAACGTACTGTACCATCCGGGACCGCTCCCAGACCGCTTCCAGAGCGTCGATCCGCTGAACGCCCTGGCCCGGGACCTCCTGCAGTACTACCGGACCTCCTACCGCTATCCCCTCGACCAGTCCCTCACGGACACGGTCCTCTCACTCACACCGCCGCGCAAGGCACCCGGCGAGCACACCGAGGACGGCCCCCAGGTATCTTGACCTTCTGAGGTATCGGCTCTTACCAGGTATCTGGATTTTCCCAGGTATCTGGTTCTTCAGTAGGAAATCCCGGAACGGCGTAATCCTTCCAGGCTGCATCCCTGCGGCAGGTCGTGGCCCTTGACCGCGCGGAAGAACTCCTCCATCCCGAGCAGGAAGGGCTCGATGTACTCCCGCGAACCTGCTTTGCCCATGTGACCCACGCGCAGTGCATCCCGGGCGAACTCTCCCATGGCCTGGGCCGCCAGGAATCCGTGGTTTCGGAGCAGGTAGGTGCGCAGTTCCGCGGCTTCTGACACGTCCGGATGGAC
This region of Gemmatimonadota bacterium genomic DNA includes:
- a CDS encoding transporter substrate-binding domain-containing protein, encoding MSTRAIVLFITALFIGLTAVLCDGSGIPVPPKYTGDLPELQSRGVVRVIVRPDAVDHLPRNAEPVELDHDIARGIAESLKLDLRLVTVEDHRSMVDKLLLGEGDLIAANLTDTPERMEKTAFSVPYHFVDEYLIVPAGESVPDSLDDLNGMEVSVRASSSYYQTLLELQKQVPGLRINTVPETLLTESIIDGVARGEFEATVCDNNLWYAVASAYDELAAPLALSVNREVVLLMRPGDKELKNRVDEILLARQISPTRERVYADDLDGLKKRGRLRMITRNNALTYFIHRGMQVGYEYELLREFARRNDLRLEIVIPDDHAKLLDYLNEGKGDVVAAAMTINEERAAAAAFTTPYNDVEEVVVVRTDEEGISGFGDLAGRTVHVRGSSSFLAPLRAAADSVEGLEIVELPGDVETEEIMFGVEDGTYDVTLADSNLLEVEQAYGHDLKAAFSIGPASLGWAVRKDNTALLAALDEYISQEKRGLFFNLMRRKYFENIRTIAKSKDSLRVDLSGQLSPFDDHVKKYAGFYGQDWRLVTAQMYQESRFDPDAVSWVGAQGLMQVMPATGEQMGFTELHDPEEGIHAGVKYMDHLLDRFDPKLPMETRVHFALASYNVGYGHLLDARRLARQKGWDANRWFGHVEEAMLLLSRPEYYSRARYGFCRGGQPVHYVENIQQYYDAYLEVLASTEPVRTVESTRPEPLALDGPLSPVSLVRPVQYDTTTELVIPK
- the mgtE gene encoding magnesium transporter yields the protein MNSDVQDPTRQEPWQHLQALIQAESRHVLPSYIGSLTATELARAVSRLSQEEHSRLLGLLSPQDAAELIDRVEDVQAVDLIEDLSPTDAAAIVDEMYSDAQADLLGGLKDEEAEAILEAMPDERAAEVRQLLQYPDETAGGIMLTEFVSYPDHFSVQDVIEDLRNRHDEYVGYDVQYLYVSDGARLSGVLRLRDVLMALPGQQLTEVMVEDPVRVNVLTPLEQMRDLFETYTYLGLPVTNEEGRLVGVVRAADVQEKLTEQTESEFLKTSGIVGGEELRSMPVLTRSTRRLSWLSVNVVLNIIAASVIVLYQDTLEAAIILAVFLPIISDMSGCSGNQAVAVSIRELALGLVRPGEILRVLVKEASVGLMNGVALGALLAGATLLWQGNPYLGLVVGTALAANTLLAACLGGCIPLALRAMKVDPALASGPMLTTVTDMCGFFLLLSLAQFMLPNLV
- a CDS encoding YihY/virulence factor BrkB family protein is translated as MHPGITRFIGNLRKAGRFIGSEIWHINTRGLSRLHALLVRVAKSMIFLYHQFWEDRLLTRASALTFSSLLALVPLLAIVFTLYQSLGLYVDFEPTLREWLRPLGSDGDIVATQIMDFLANAQTGTLGYIGLVVLLFAVLGILANIEESYNDIWHVRRMRSWRQRLVSYLALLLIGPLIIVGVVTFMGSSDSIALLANFERIAGFSPLSVLLIGLFFSLIIWSVPNTRVSIRSALVGGMISGCGWILLNRLFAQLIADTTQAGAREILFAGFAALPIFLIWLYLGWVILLLGAILAYSIQNVGIMEWRQSERVHGTALRSYINVLAFLYIFRNFVEDNRPTRLDRLSAQTGAPENVLDEMLSAYVDSGLLSRKSGYHITYMPATSPEDLPLRSLLNVLYHPGPLPDRFQSVDPLNALARDLLQYYRTSYRYPLDQSLTDTVLSLTPPRKAPGEHTEDGPQVS